From the Deinococcus misasensis DSM 22328 genome, one window contains:
- a CDS encoding dipeptidase has product MQFDQDLALQELFAFLRMPSVSADSAYKAGMEQAAAFLQNKLQALGFAARIDPTDGHPVVYAERLTAPGKPTVMIYGHYDVQPEAPLEEWKTPPFEPTVVDGRIYARGSTDDKGQLYAHVKGIETLLQQQGELPVNIKILFEGEEEIGSPNLAKYLEANKDNLKADVILISDGSRFSEDVPSITYGLRGLSYIEVHVQGANRDLHSGAYGGAVPNPINALCEIVAQLKDDKGRVTIPGFYDGVQELTPEERDMWAGLPFDQEKWGLSIGIDQFPGEEGYTVLERIWARPTLDVNGIWGGYQGEGSKTVIAAKAGAKISMRLVPGQDPKRITELALKHIPTLAPEGTQVEAVEHHGGDPFVVDLNSPYVKAANRALQKVYNRDAVFIRTGGSIPIAATFTRIVGAPILFVDMGLDIDAPHSPNESFAVQDYLNGILTSAYVLDELGKL; this is encoded by the coding sequence ATGCAATTTGATCAAGATCTGGCTTTACAAGAGCTGTTCGCGTTTTTGCGCATGCCTTCCGTCTCTGCTGACAGTGCTTACAAAGCGGGAATGGAGCAAGCTGCAGCTTTCCTGCAGAACAAACTGCAGGCTCTGGGCTTTGCTGCACGCATCGATCCCACCGATGGGCACCCTGTGGTGTATGCCGAGCGCCTGACCGCCCCCGGCAAGCCCACCGTGATGATTTACGGGCACTACGATGTGCAACCCGAGGCCCCTCTGGAAGAGTGGAAAACCCCTCCTTTTGAACCCACCGTGGTGGATGGGCGCATTTATGCCAGAGGTTCCACCGACGACAAAGGCCAGCTTTACGCGCACGTGAAAGGCATTGAGACTTTGCTGCAACAGCAAGGCGAGTTGCCCGTCAACATCAAAATCCTGTTTGAGGGTGAAGAGGAAATCGGCAGCCCCAATCTGGCCAAGTACCTTGAGGCCAACAAAGACAACCTCAAGGCCGATGTGATCCTGATTTCGGATGGGTCACGTTTCTCTGAAGACGTGCCCTCCATCACTTACGGCCTGCGTGGCCTGAGTTACATCGAGGTGCACGTTCAAGGGGCCAACCGCGACCTGCACAGCGGGGCTTATGGTGGTGCGGTTCCCAACCCCATCAATGCCCTGTGTGAAATCGTGGCCCAACTGAAAGACGACAAGGGCCGTGTGACCATTCCCGGTTTCTACGATGGGGTGCAGGAACTCACCCCCGAAGAGCGGGACATGTGGGCAGGTTTGCCGTTTGATCAGGAGAAATGGGGCCTTTCCATTGGCATTGATCAATTCCCCGGCGAAGAAGGTTACACCGTGCTGGAACGGATCTGGGCACGTCCCACCTTGGATGTGAACGGCATCTGGGGTGGCTATCAGGGTGAGGGCAGCAAAACCGTGATAGCCGCCAAAGCGGGAGCCAAAATCAGCATGCGTCTTGTGCCCGGTCAGGACCCCAAACGCATCACCGAACTGGCCCTGAAGCACATCCCCACTCTGGCCCCAGAGGGCACCCAGGTGGAAGCTGTAGAGCATCACGGCGGAGATCCTTTCGTGGTGGACCTGAACAGCCCTTATGTGAAGGCCGCCAACCGTGCCCTGCAAAAGGTGTACAACCGGGACGCTGTGTTCATTCGGACGGGCGGAAGCATTCCGATTGCTGCCACTTTCACCCGCATTGTGGGCGCACCGATTCTGTTTGTGGACATGGGGCTGGACATCGACGCTCCCCACAGCCCCAACGAAAGCTTTGCTGTACAGGATTACCTCAATGGCATCCTGACCAGTGCTTATGTGCTGGATGAACTGGGCAAACTGTAA
- a CDS encoding leishmanolysin, giving the protein MVWSTLVLASLTSCGSPAASTPPFTREPFNITLVFSENSLLNSQQKALFQAAARRWETVIEQGLPDIAGSPPIDDLQITISSVNIDGPGKVMAQSGPLLLRQNKGLPITGMIRFDHHDLQIRELDGTLQNVILHEMGHVLGIGTLWNDHLEYDNQGGCLNSNQISFTGEHATRYFHELGKTGGVPVENQYGAGTKCGHWDEETFKSELMTGFSTSNPMPLSKLTLGALQDLGYEVNLQAADPYTLPQSEVSGQRAGFELLEILTVPRVLKPGETPSSIDP; this is encoded by the coding sequence ATGGTTTGGTCCACTTTGGTTCTGGCCTCTCTCACATCATGTGGCTCTCCTGCTGCATCCACCCCACCCTTCACCCGAGAACCGTTCAACATCACGCTGGTCTTCTCTGAAAACAGCCTGCTGAATTCACAGCAAAAAGCCCTCTTTCAAGCTGCTGCTCGCAGATGGGAAACGGTCATTGAACAAGGGCTTCCAGACATTGCAGGTTCACCCCCCATCGATGACCTTCAAATCACCATTTCATCGGTCAACATCGATGGCCCAGGAAAAGTCATGGCACAATCCGGTCCTTTGTTGCTCAGACAGAACAAGGGTTTGCCCATCACGGGCATGATTCGTTTTGACCATCACGATCTGCAAATCCGTGAACTGGACGGCACGTTGCAAAACGTGATCCTGCATGAAATGGGCCACGTGCTGGGCATTGGCACCCTCTGGAACGACCATCTGGAATACGACAACCAGGGTGGATGCCTGAACTCCAACCAGATCTCTTTCACTGGAGAACATGCCACCCGATATTTTCATGAGTTGGGCAAAACCGGAGGGGTTCCGGTGGAAAACCAGTATGGCGCAGGCACCAAGTGTGGACACTGGGACGAAGAAACCTTCAAATCTGAACTGATGACTGGATTCTCCACCAGCAACCCCATGCCCCTGAGCAAACTCACCCTCGGCGCCTTGCAGGATCTGGGGTATGAGGTGAACCTGCAAGCCGCGGACCCTTACACCCTTCCTCAATCCGAAGTGTCTGGTCAGAGGGCAGGTTTTGAATTGCTGGAAATCCTGACCGTTCCCAGAGTGCTAAAGCCCGGAGAAACCCCATCCAGCATTGATCCATGA
- a CDS encoding MalY/PatB family protein, translating to MREQFDAVTIEDCRKFTGAKWQQYGPEALALWVADMDFPIAPEIQQAIQERITHHIGYPQHGGDPELQQAIVDRMQERFGWEIQTKDIMMIPGVVRGLYGGVMALTQPGEGVITQTPVYPPFLMSIENTGRTVQANPMVYTPEGWQLDFDQLEAVVTPESKVLMICNPQNPTGRVFTRAELERLAEFVLQHDLLVISDELHADLIFEGQHTVFASLSPEMEQRTLTLYGPGKTFNLAGLGMGFIISRNPALLAKVRKATVGMLPEPNVLSMAGTLAAYTRAQIWEQEVVAYLKDNRDHLNARLKAELPEVKTASPEGTYLQLLDFTAYPFAAEVQKTLLAGGVALNDGPPFGKGYQGYVRLNFATSKQILDEALDRLVATVRQHAPTV from the coding sequence ATGCGCGAACAATTTGATGCAGTGACCATCGAAGATTGCAGAAAATTCACCGGAGCGAAATGGCAGCAGTACGGACCAGAGGCCCTTGCCCTCTGGGTGGCCGACATGGATTTTCCCATTGCCCCAGAGATCCAGCAGGCCATTCAGGAACGCATCACCCACCACATCGGATACCCTCAGCATGGTGGAGACCCCGAGTTGCAACAGGCCATTGTGGACCGCATGCAGGAGCGCTTTGGCTGGGAAATTCAAACCAAAGACATCATGATGATTCCCGGTGTGGTTCGCGGCCTCTATGGTGGTGTGATGGCATTGACCCAGCCTGGAGAAGGGGTCATCACCCAGACTCCGGTCTATCCGCCTTTCCTGATGTCCATTGAAAACACCGGGCGCACCGTGCAGGCCAACCCGATGGTGTACACGCCAGAAGGATGGCAACTGGATTTCGACCAGTTGGAAGCCGTGGTCACTCCAGAGAGCAAAGTGCTGATGATTTGCAACCCACAGAACCCCACAGGCAGGGTGTTCACCCGTGCTGAGCTGGAAAGACTGGCAGAGTTTGTTTTGCAACATGACCTGCTGGTGATTTCAGATGAGCTGCATGCCGACCTGATTTTTGAAGGTCAGCACACGGTTTTTGCCAGCCTCAGTCCCGAGATGGAGCAGCGGACCCTGACCCTGTATGGACCGGGGAAAACCTTCAATCTGGCAGGTCTGGGGATGGGATTCATCATTTCCCGCAATCCTGCATTGCTGGCAAAAGTACGCAAGGCCACGGTGGGCATGCTTCCAGAGCCCAATGTGCTGTCCATGGCAGGCACACTGGCAGCCTATACCAGAGCGCAAATCTGGGAACAGGAAGTGGTGGCTTACCTGAAAGACAACCGCGATCACCTGAACGCCCGCCTCAAAGCCGAACTGCCAGAGGTCAAAACCGCTTCTCCAGAAGGCACCTACCTGCAACTTCTGGATTTCACGGCTTATCCATTTGCTGCAGAGGTGCAAAAAACCCTGCTTGCAGGTGGGGTGGCCCTCAACGATGGTCCTCCATTTGGCAAAGGTTATCAGGGGTATGTGCGCCTCAATTTTGCCACCAGCAAACAGATTCTTGACGAGGCTCTGGACCGTCTGGTAGCCACCGTCAGGCAGCACGCTCCAACCGTTTGA
- a CDS encoding cupin domain-containing protein has translation MKATLQSSEHYLWGNACDGWKLLNGANLSVIQERMPAGTQEVAHHHQRAEQFFYVLSGVLTLRLPEGDVELHPQEGLHVPAGKVHIAMNLSGQDVHFLVVSSPSTAGDRVVTEQFA, from the coding sequence TTGAAAGCCACCCTCCAGAGCAGTGAACATTACCTGTGGGGAAATGCCTGTGACGGATGGAAATTGCTGAATGGTGCAAACCTCAGTGTGATTCAGGAACGGATGCCTGCGGGTACACAGGAGGTGGCCCACCACCACCAGAGGGCAGAGCAGTTTTTTTATGTGCTCTCTGGGGTTTTGACCTTGCGCCTCCCTGAAGGGGATGTGGAGTTGCACCCTCAGGAGGGTTTGCATGTGCCTGCAGGCAAAGTGCACATCGCCATGAACCTGAGCGGTCAGGATGTGCATTTTCTGGTGGTGTCCAGCCCGAGCACCGCAGGGGACCGGGTGGTGACCGAGCAGTTTGCTTGA
- the hspR gene encoding heat shock protein transcriptional repressor HspR, fused homodimer type — protein sequence MPNEGKDRPVYVISVAAELVDMHPQTLRLYERKGLIRPGRSSGKTRLYSERDIEYLKEIRRLTQELGVNLAGVEEVMRLQHELDDLQDDFESEIRRIESAIEEKVNSQPLALPSKAGQLDPRDRPVYVISIAAELVDMHPQTLRLYERKGLIRPGRSSGKTRLYSERDIDHLREIRRFTQELGVNLAGVEEIMRLRHRLEDMQAAFELDISRIHKDLSERMTHFRTLPPPQETNDE from the coding sequence ATGCCGAATGAAGGTAAGGACCGTCCCGTATACGTCATCTCGGTTGCGGCAGAACTGGTCGACATGCACCCGCAAACCCTTAGACTTTATGAACGCAAAGGTTTGATCCGTCCGGGTCGTTCCAGTGGGAAAACGCGTCTTTACAGTGAAAGAGACATTGAATACCTCAAGGAAATTCGCCGTTTGACCCAGGAACTCGGGGTCAATCTGGCTGGTGTCGAAGAAGTGATGCGCCTGCAGCACGAACTGGACGACCTGCAGGACGATTTTGAGTCTGAAATCCGCCGCATCGAGTCGGCCATTGAAGAAAAAGTGAACAGCCAACCTCTGGCCCTGCCCTCCAAAGCCGGGCAACTGGACCCCAGAGACCGCCCCGTCTATGTGATTTCCATTGCAGCAGAGCTTGTGGACATGCACCCGCAAACCCTCAGGCTGTACGAGCGCAAGGGATTGATCCGTCCGGGCCGTTCCAGTGGGAAAACCCGCCTGTACAGCGAAAGGGACATCGACCACCTCAGGGAAATCCGCAGGTTCACCCAGGAACTCGGGGTCAATCTGGCAGGCGTGGAAGAAATCATGCGCCTGAGGCACCGTCTGGAAGACATGCAAGCTGCTTTCGAGCTGGACATCAGCCGCATCCACAAAGACCTGTCTGAACGGATGACCCATTTCCGCACCCTGCCCCCACCCCAGGAGACCAACGACGAATGA
- a CDS encoding phage tail tube protein — protein sequence MLKTRIGMLALTGMLALASCGTQSPSSITQPPVNATTVSVTFANPNNYTIVVKDSSGNTVSNLAQVAPGTYTVTFSKAGYKTVTRTYTFVEGQNYNLEVPTLEAMSGAFYVNAQGQMVEITQADLNNAGSKFVFYAWLENENNGIWIHNLDQNKDPGQPLPGEQDEVAPTNTQNLAAGWVGYKAADGKVYPVIGASVRWDILEQTGSVRFSAADDGGNSGGVVPQYISDNALTAETFTNRAGNANNARFPSSVQYPLYNVTGVGTPDLNGFTWTALNHDPKYSTATARVRAVAYVNGTEVTKQFLNKTFAPSAKLVISKDPAAQETLINQAKTFSITVKNEGRGPATGIKLNDKLMSGNAAVYGITAPAGTTANTADGFDVTFDLAPGESRTFTFPAQASETGVYCDMATITQYTNGAFGVQNPSDLSDTACLTVRAPKLNIIKEFVDANGNVIADPQTVMTNTDARLRVTVKNGGDATATNVVVTDNLNGGASAAYSVSQLPTGTTANTNDGWAAPAFDLAAGQTRTYLFNVRASADGRYCDTASFTSSNAGTGSDDACLIVATPKLNITKVNNVSNVFPGSSYQSTIVVSNTGNATATDVAVKDLLGQLQGGTAFVNFGSGSYTVTGSSTQGSVAKTGNTITTVPETMNLAAGSSITLVLTSTVPAGAAPGQYCDVGSFTSGNAGNGEARACVEVRPYLAEQIQLVDAADPIVAGGATTTYTGTFINEQRSNESAVRNSFNFVFGSNDPRATLGGAFNFSDIQVYIDPTPVRDPVTGAITSNYTNASSRRLAATEFTTTAASGTGTVRVTLQDTLALPIGGVFYIRTTVGAPAAISAGDYYSTVQWTNFGSVSNNQLNPFSSEPTTVIK from the coding sequence ATGTTGAAGACCCGTATTGGAATGTTAGCCCTCACCGGTATGCTCGCCCTCGCGTCCTGCGGTACCCAGAGTCCCAGCAGCATCACCCAGCCTCCTGTGAATGCCACCACCGTCTCGGTGACTTTCGCCAACCCCAACAATTACACCATTGTGGTGAAAGACAGCAGTGGCAACACCGTCAGCAACCTGGCTCAGGTGGCCCCCGGCACCTACACGGTGACCTTCAGCAAAGCGGGATACAAAACCGTCACCCGCACCTACACTTTCGTGGAAGGCCAGAACTACAACCTTGAAGTGCCCACCCTGGAAGCCATGTCCGGTGCATTCTACGTGAATGCTCAGGGTCAAATGGTGGAGATCACCCAAGCCGATCTGAACAATGCCGGCAGCAAGTTTGTGTTCTATGCCTGGCTGGAAAACGAAAACAACGGAATCTGGATTCACAACCTCGATCAAAACAAAGACCCAGGACAGCCCTTGCCCGGTGAGCAGGACGAAGTGGCCCCCACCAACACCCAGAACCTCGCTGCAGGTTGGGTGGGTTACAAAGCGGCAGATGGCAAGGTTTACCCTGTGATTGGCGCTTCCGTGCGCTGGGACATTCTGGAGCAAACCGGCAGCGTGCGTTTCAGTGCTGCTGACGATGGTGGAAACTCTGGTGGAGTGGTGCCCCAGTACATCAGCGACAATGCCCTGACTGCTGAAACCTTCACCAACCGTGCAGGAAACGCCAACAATGCCCGTTTCCCCTCCAGCGTGCAGTACCCCTTGTACAACGTGACAGGTGTGGGCACTCCAGACCTCAACGGTTTCACCTGGACTGCCCTCAACCATGATCCCAAGTACTCCACCGCAACCGCCAGAGTGCGTGCTGTGGCTTACGTCAACGGCACCGAAGTCACCAAACAATTCCTGAACAAGACATTTGCTCCAAGTGCCAAACTGGTGATCAGCAAAGACCCTGCAGCCCAGGAAACCCTGATCAACCAGGCCAAGACCTTCAGCATCACCGTCAAGAACGAAGGCCGTGGTCCTGCCACCGGCATCAAACTGAACGACAAACTGATGTCCGGCAACGCTGCTGTCTACGGCATCACCGCACCCGCAGGCACCACCGCCAACACTGCCGATGGCTTTGATGTCACCTTCGATCTGGCTCCCGGTGAATCCAGAACCTTCACTTTCCCCGCGCAGGCCTCTGAAACAGGTGTGTACTGTGACATGGCCACCATCACCCAGTACACCAACGGTGCTTTCGGGGTGCAAAATCCCAGCGATCTGAGCGATACGGCCTGCTTGACCGTGCGTGCACCCAAACTGAACATCATCAAAGAGTTTGTGGATGCCAACGGCAATGTGATTGCCGATCCTCAAACGGTCATGACCAACACCGATGCCCGTCTCCGTGTGACCGTGAAAAACGGTGGAGACGCCACAGCCACCAACGTGGTGGTCACAGACAACCTGAACGGTGGTGCCAGCGCCGCCTACAGTGTCAGCCAGCTGCCCACCGGCACCACTGCCAACACCAACGACGGCTGGGCTGCCCCGGCCTTTGATCTGGCTGCTGGTCAAACCCGCACCTACCTGTTCAATGTGCGTGCTTCCGCCGATGGCCGCTACTGCGACACCGCCAGCTTCACCAGCAGCAACGCTGGAACGGGTTCTGATGATGCCTGCTTGATTGTGGCCACCCCCAAACTGAACATCACCAAAGTCAACAACGTCAGCAACGTGTTCCCCGGCAGCAGCTACCAGAGCACCATCGTGGTGTCCAACACTGGCAATGCCACTGCAACCGATGTGGCCGTGAAAGACCTGCTGGGCCAACTGCAGGGTGGTACAGCCTTTGTGAACTTCGGCAGCGGTTCCTACACCGTGACGGGCAGCAGCACACAGGGTTCTGTGGCCAAGACCGGCAACACCATCACCACCGTTCCTGAAACCATGAACCTGGCTGCAGGCAGCAGCATCACCCTGGTGCTCACCAGCACCGTGCCTGCCGGAGCCGCTCCTGGCCAGTACTGTGACGTGGGCAGCTTCACCAGTGGCAATGCTGGCAACGGCGAAGCCCGTGCATGTGTGGAAGTCCGTCCTTACCTCGCTGAACAAATTCAGCTTGTGGACGCTGCTGACCCCATTGTTGCTGGAGGCGCAACCACCACCTACACCGGCACCTTCATCAACGAGCAGCGCTCCAATGAAAGTGCTGTGCGCAACAGCTTCAACTTCGTCTTCGGCTCCAATGACCCCAGAGCCACCCTTGGCGGTGCTTTCAACTTCAGTGACATTCAGGTCTACATTGATCCCACCCCTGTGCGCGATCCCGTCACCGGAGCCATCACCTCCAACTACACCAATGCTTCCTCCAGACGCCTGGCTGCCACTGAATTCACCACCACTGCCGCTTCCGGTACCGGCACTGTGCGCGTGACCCTGCAAGACACCCTGGCACTTCCCATCGGCGGTGTGTTCTACATCCGCACCACTGTGGGCGCTCCTGCAGCCATCAGCGCTGGAGATTACTACTCCACCGTCCAGTGGACCAACTTCGGTTCTGTGTCCAACAACCAGCTCAACCCCTTCTCCAGCGAACCCACCACCGTCATCAAGTAA
- a CDS encoding HAD family hydrolase, with amino-acid sequence MRQAIVFDLDGTLIDSAKDITVAFQQACVVCGHPEPAAEHVRNLIGRPLREMFHHFLPDADMDQLILAYRAHYDDHCTVYTRFYPEVLDVLSELRRRGYLLAVATTKVPRVARRVSEKMGLTMHMDHIQGTEGFPHKPEPDVIFTALDALEAQGLWMVGDTTADVLAGKAAGLKTYGVTWGTHGRDVLETVHPDVISDDLKGLLEVCPPLNIL; translated from the coding sequence ATGCGTCAAGCGATTGTTTTTGATCTGGACGGAACCCTGATTGATTCAGCCAAAGACATCACCGTGGCCTTTCAACAGGCATGTGTGGTGTGTGGCCACCCTGAGCCCGCAGCGGAGCACGTCAGAAACCTGATTGGCAGACCCCTGCGTGAGATGTTCCACCACTTTCTTCCCGATGCAGACATGGATCAGCTGATTCTGGCGTACCGTGCCCACTACGATGACCACTGCACGGTGTACACCCGGTTTTACCCCGAGGTGCTGGATGTGCTCTCCGAACTTCGAAGAAGGGGATACCTGCTGGCGGTGGCCACCACCAAAGTCCCGAGGGTCGCCCGACGGGTCAGCGAAAAAATGGGCCTGACCATGCACATGGACCACATTCAGGGCACAGAAGGTTTCCCACACAAACCAGAGCCAGATGTGATTTTCACTGCTCTGGATGCTTTGGAGGCACAGGGACTCTGGATGGTGGGAGACACCACCGCAGATGTGCTGGCCGGGAAGGCTGCAGGCCTCAAAACCTATGGAGTGACTTGGGGAACCCACGGCCGGGATGTGCTGGAAACCGTGCATCCAGATGTCATCTCAGATGACCTGAAAGGCCTTCTTGAGGTGTGTCCTCCACTGAACATCTTGTAA
- a CDS encoding metallophosphoesterase family protein: MSIFVLSDIHGRLKEMLHLLHSHGLIDREVNFTGKNHTLVFLGDYTDRGEHGKEVLDVVMRLSHQAPEQVHALLGNHDMMLLAAALHPNYQRKDTQFTLKDFWLNNGGQKRDLKHLKEHHIHWLQNRPMLLKLNEYLFMHADSLMYLRYARNLRDVNWFFREVMRQGDAALWSQLLEEFTERRAFFHDAALIAPVLNAFGGSCIVHGHTPIHYMLGIERDAVLTLTEPYMYANGKCINVDGGLSDSRARGVILELP; encoded by the coding sequence ATGTCCATTTTCGTGCTCTCCGACATCCATGGCCGACTGAAAGAAATGCTGCACCTGCTGCATTCACACGGTCTGATCGACCGGGAAGTGAACTTCACCGGGAAAAACCACACGCTGGTGTTCCTCGGGGATTACACCGACCGTGGAGAGCATGGCAAAGAGGTGCTGGATGTGGTCATGCGCCTGTCCCATCAGGCTCCAGAGCAAGTGCATGCCCTGCTCGGAAACCATGACATGATGCTGCTGGCGGCTGCCTTGCACCCCAATTACCAGCGCAAAGACACCCAGTTCACCCTCAAAGATTTCTGGCTGAACAATGGTGGGCAGAAGCGTGACCTCAAACACCTCAAAGAGCACCACATCCATTGGCTCCAAAACCGCCCGATGCTGCTCAAGTTGAACGAGTACCTGTTCATGCATGCAGACAGCCTGATGTACCTGCGGTACGCCCGAAACCTCCGCGATGTCAACTGGTTTTTTCGCGAGGTGATGCGACAAGGAGACGCGGCACTCTGGTCCCAACTGCTCGAAGAATTCACCGAACGGCGGGCTTTTTTTCATGACGCTGCCCTGATTGCTCCTGTCCTGAATGCTTTTGGCGGAAGTTGCATTGTGCACGGGCACACCCCCATCCATTACATGCTCGGGATTGAACGGGATGCCGTCCTGACGCTCACCGAGCCTTACATGTATGCCAATGGCAAGTGCATCAACGTGGATGGTGGCCTTTCGGATTCGAGGGCCAGAGGCGTGATTCTGGAATTGCCCTGA
- a CDS encoding metallophosphoesterase, translated as MSLYVMSDIHGRYANFVQHLKQAWIIDDDLDWMGSEEDLLILLGDYTDRGEHGIEVLELVMRLKKQAPSNVFPLMGNHDLHLLATYHHPNYDSPTACSPRIDHFFRNGGQRRDLERMTPEHAAFLQSLPVMFKFGPFLFMHADSLMYLNFGRNIDAVNAAFKNLLSIPIPEKWDDLIAQFSERKAFLHQPNNARNILSTFGGSRIIHGHTPIYHMTGEKADFYLRVLKDALLYCEGMCINIDGGLADSRPPGILLKL; from the coding sequence ATGAGCCTGTATGTCATGAGCGACATCCACGGTCGCTATGCCAATTTTGTGCAGCACCTGAAGCAAGCCTGGATCATCGACGATGATCTGGACTGGATGGGCAGCGAGGAAGACCTGCTGATCCTGCTCGGGGATTACACCGACCGTGGTGAACATGGCATTGAGGTTCTGGAACTGGTGATGCGCCTGAAAAAACAGGCCCCCAGCAATGTGTTTCCTTTGATGGGAAACCACGATTTGCATTTGCTGGCCACCTACCACCATCCCAATTACGACAGTCCCACCGCCTGTTCTCCGCGCATTGATCATTTTTTCCGCAACGGAGGCCAGAGGCGCGACCTTGAACGCATGACCCCTGAACATGCTGCTTTCCTGCAATCCCTTCCGGTCATGTTCAAGTTTGGTCCGTTTCTGTTCATGCATGCAGACAGCCTGATGTACCTGAATTTCGGGCGCAACATCGATGCAGTCAATGCAGCTTTCAAGAACCTCCTGAGCATTCCCATTCCAGAGAAATGGGACGACCTGATCGCCCAGTTCAGCGAACGCAAAGCCTTTTTGCATCAACCCAACAATGCCCGGAACATCCTGAGCACCTTCGGTGGAAGCCGGATCATCCACGGGCACACCCCCATCTACCACATGACCGGAGAGAAAGCCGATTTCTACCTGCGGGTCCTCAAAGACGCCCTGCTCTACTGCGAGGGGATGTGCATCAACATTGACGGTGGACTGGCAGACTCAAGGCCCCCTGGCATCTTGCTGAAACTGTAA
- a CDS encoding metal ABC transporter substrate-binding protein, which translates to MQKHLIFSILLLLGTAEAQKKVVLTTFTIIQDMAQNVAGDKLDVLSITRPGAEIHGYDPTPSDLVKAQKADLVLYNGLNLEKWFERFFQRVKNVPSATLTEGIKPINISEGDYQGKPNPHTWMSPRNAVIYVENIRKAFVKLDPQNAATYNNNAKTYTAKIKALDARLKKAVQTLPENRRFLVSCEGAFSYLARDYGLKEVYMWPINAEQQGTPRQVQKVIDAVRKNNIPVVFCETTVPDKAMQQVARETRVKFGGNLFVDSLSAQGGQVPTYLKLLEYDINTLIKGLKP; encoded by the coding sequence ATGCAAAAACACTTGATTTTTTCCATCCTGCTGCTGCTCGGCACAGCTGAAGCACAAAAAAAGGTGGTGTTGACCACCTTCACCATCATTCAGGACATGGCCCAGAACGTGGCCGGAGACAAACTGGACGTGCTGTCCATCACCCGACCCGGCGCAGAAATCCACGGCTACGACCCCACCCCGAGCGATCTGGTGAAAGCCCAGAAAGCCGATCTGGTGCTGTACAACGGCCTGAACCTTGAAAAGTGGTTCGAGCGCTTTTTCCAGAGGGTCAAGAACGTGCCTTCTGCAACCCTGACCGAAGGCATCAAACCCATCAACATTTCGGAAGGGGACTATCAAGGCAAACCCAACCCGCACACCTGGATGTCTCCCAGAAATGCAGTGATTTACGTGGAGAACATCCGCAAGGCGTTTGTGAAACTGGACCCCCAGAACGCAGCCACCTACAACAACAACGCCAAAACCTACACTGCAAAAATCAAAGCTCTGGATGCCCGCCTCAAAAAAGCCGTGCAAACCCTCCCGGAGAACCGCCGTTTTCTGGTGAGTTGCGAAGGGGCCTTCAGTTACCTTGCCCGGGATTATGGCCTGAAAGAGGTCTACATGTGGCCCATCAATGCAGAGCAGCAAGGCACCCCCAGACAGGTGCAGAAAGTGATTGATGCGGTTCGCAAAAACAACATTCCAGTGGTGTTCTGTGAAACCACCGTGCCGGACAAAGCCATGCAACAGGTGGCCCGAGAAACCAGAGTCAAATTTGGCGGAAACCTGTTTGTGGATTCCCTTTCCGCTCAGGGTGGGCAGGTGCCCACTTACCTGAAACTGCTGGAATACGACATCAACACCCTCATCAAGGGGCTGAAACCCTGA